From a single Deltaproteobacteria bacterium IMCC39524 genomic region:
- a CDS encoding TetR/AcrR family transcriptional regulator, producing MRDCNRQNKDTRALLLRHAEELFLAHGFEGVSIRQITEASGANVAAVNYHFSGKTNLYREVLAQRLEGITLEKLALLKDLYEQQPAATIEQILHSYINSYFDAHFSSPDSDRLLQIIYREMAPDAIAGDLVAERLVIPINRAFQKIIKKTCSELSDDHISYCISSITGQVLHFIRAREVLKGIRTPEQNQTFIEDTVQHITQFSLRGIGSQDHA from the coding sequence ATGAGAGATTGCAATAGACAAAACAAAGACACCAGGGCCCTGCTGCTCAGGCACGCGGAAGAACTCTTTCTCGCTCACGGCTTCGAAGGCGTCAGTATTCGTCAGATCACCGAGGCTTCGGGCGCCAATGTCGCTGCGGTTAACTATCATTTTAGCGGCAAGACCAATCTCTACCGCGAGGTTCTGGCGCAGCGCCTGGAGGGTATCACGCTCGAAAAGCTAGCTCTTTTAAAAGACCTTTACGAGCAACAACCAGCAGCAACCATTGAACAAATCCTGCACAGCTACATCAATAGTTATTTCGACGCACACTTCTCATCACCGGACAGCGACCGCCTTTTGCAGATTATCTACCGGGAGATGGCTCCCGACGCAATTGCAGGCGACCTGGTTGCAGAACGACTGGTGATTCCGATCAACCGAGCCTTCCAGAAGATTATCAAAAAAACCTGCTCCGAACTCAGTGATGATCACATTTCCTACTGCATCAGCAGTATCACCGGGCAGGTCCTGCACTTTATCCGGGCACGCGAAGTTTTAAAAGGCATCAGAACTCCGGAGCAGAACCAGACCTTTATCGAAGACACCGTTCAACACATCACACAATTTTCCCTGCGCGGAATCGGGAGTCAAGACCATGCGTAA
- a CDS encoding efflux RND transporter periplasmic adaptor subunit, protein MRKTICIILTGLSLTLTGSLTAAEEQKKPAGPPPMLVTTTAIVSGTSKPTAPFVGTLYFARTAEVASEVDGIVRQVYVDDGQSVKIGARLVHLDDDLLATEIAGTKAVYEQNQIELAQAQRDYERISVLHQQESIATSEYEAYGTKANRLQKQSAVLKTRLDRGLLEQKKKTVRAPFDGIIIEKLVEAGEWVEAGGVVATLADNHNLEVRVDVPADIIPNLISDQDVMINIAEKTLPGHFTSIIPRGDISTRTFTAKFKLKGNATLVEGMQARIDLPVAVASESLLVPRDAVIKNRGEDVVFIFNNGEAQMVAVEIAGHSGALVGIISDEIQENQSVIVKGNERIRDGQSVRTE, encoded by the coding sequence ATGCGTAAAACCATCTGCATTATTCTGACAGGCTTGAGCCTGACGTTAACGGGCAGTCTCACGGCTGCCGAGGAGCAGAAGAAGCCTGCTGGCCCACCACCCATGCTGGTAACCACAACAGCAATCGTCAGTGGCACGTCGAAACCGACTGCACCTTTTGTCGGCACTCTCTATTTCGCACGCACGGCCGAGGTGGCTTCTGAAGTCGACGGCATCGTCCGCCAAGTTTATGTCGATGATGGCCAATCGGTTAAAATCGGTGCTCGCCTGGTTCACCTCGATGACGACCTGCTGGCGACAGAGATTGCGGGGACCAAGGCTGTTTACGAGCAGAACCAGATTGAATTGGCACAAGCACAAAGAGATTACGAAAGAATTTCCGTTCTGCATCAACAGGAGTCCATCGCCACCTCTGAGTATGAAGCCTATGGGACCAAGGCCAATCGGCTGCAGAAACAATCAGCAGTCCTTAAAACGCGCTTGGACCGGGGCCTTCTAGAGCAAAAGAAGAAAACCGTGCGCGCCCCCTTCGACGGCATCATCATCGAAAAGCTGGTAGAGGCCGGCGAATGGGTCGAAGCCGGGGGGGTCGTCGCCACCCTTGCCGACAATCACAACCTTGAAGTGCGCGTTGACGTCCCGGCCGACATCATCCCCAACCTGATTTCCGATCAGGATGTCATGATCAACATCGCTGAGAAGACGTTGCCCGGCCACTTCACAAGTATCATCCCGCGCGGCGACATCTCCACGCGGACCTTTACTGCAAAATTCAAGCTCAAGGGTAACGCTACTCTTGTTGAAGGCATGCAAGCGCGGATCGACCTCCCCGTTGCGGTCGCCAGTGAAAGTCTGCTGGTGCCAAGGGATGCGGTCATCAAAAATCGCGGCGAAGATGTCGTTTTCATCTTCAACAACGGTGAAGCTCAAATGGTGGCGGTTGAAATCGCCGGTCACTCAGGAGCCCTGGTTGGCATCATCAGCGACGAGATACAAGAGAACCAGAGCGTCATCGTCAAAGGCAACGAACGTATTCGCGACGGCCAGTCCGTACGCACGGAGTAG